One genomic region from Burkholderia latens encodes:
- a CDS encoding porin — protein MKKSLLALVALGAFAGAAHAQSSVTLYGIIDEGFIFNNNAKGGHLYGLSSGVMQGSRFGLRGTEDLGAGLKAIFVLENGFDVNSGKLGQGGLMFGRQAYVGLSSQYGTVTLGRQYDSVVDFVGPLEAGDQWGGYIAAHPGDLDNFNNAYRVNNAVKYTSPTYGGFSFGGLYSFGGQAGQFAKNQVWSLGAGYNNGPLVLGVGYLNARTPANFGGMFNTGASAAATAVSSPVYGAYANSANTYQVIGAGGAYTFGAATIGATYSNTKFKGFSVGPFVNQTATFNNGEINFKYQLTPALIVGAAYDYTQGSKIDGNSAAKYHQGSLGVDYFLSKRTDVYVIGVYQHASGNALDSAGNVVQAHASINGLDPSTTTNQVAARVGIRHKF, from the coding sequence ATGAAAAAGTCGCTTCTCGCGCTCGTCGCGCTGGGCGCGTTTGCTGGCGCAGCTCATGCGCAAAGCAGCGTGACGCTTTACGGCATCATCGATGAAGGCTTCATCTTCAACAACAACGCCAAGGGCGGCCACCTGTACGGCCTATCGAGCGGCGTGATGCAAGGCAGCCGCTTCGGCCTGCGCGGCACGGAAGATCTGGGCGCCGGCCTGAAGGCGATCTTCGTGCTCGAGAACGGTTTCGACGTCAACTCCGGCAAGCTGGGCCAGGGCGGTCTGATGTTCGGCCGTCAGGCTTACGTCGGCCTGTCGAGCCAGTACGGCACGGTCACGCTGGGTCGGCAGTACGACTCGGTCGTCGACTTCGTCGGCCCGCTCGAGGCAGGCGACCAGTGGGGCGGCTACATCGCCGCTCACCCGGGCGACCTCGACAACTTCAACAACGCTTATCGCGTGAACAACGCGGTCAAGTACACGAGCCCGACCTACGGCGGCTTCTCGTTCGGTGGCTTGTACAGCTTCGGCGGTCAAGCCGGCCAGTTCGCGAAGAACCAGGTCTGGTCGCTCGGCGCCGGCTACAACAACGGTCCGCTGGTGTTGGGCGTCGGCTACTTGAACGCACGCACGCCGGCGAACTTCGGCGGCATGTTCAACACGGGCGCATCGGCTGCCGCGACGGCCGTGTCGTCGCCGGTTTACGGCGCGTATGCGAACAGCGCGAACACGTATCAGGTCATCGGTGCAGGCGGTGCGTATACGTTCGGCGCAGCGACGATCGGCGCGACGTACTCGAACACGAAGTTCAAGGGCTTCTCGGTCGGTCCGTTCGTGAACCAGACCGCGACGTTCAACAACGGCGAAATCAACTTCAAGTATCAGCTGACCCCGGCGCTGATCGTCGGCGCCGCGTACGACTACACGCAAGGCAGCAAGATCGATGGCAATTCGGCGGCCAAGTACCACCAGGGCTCGCTGGGTGTCGACTACTTCCTGTCGAAGCGCACGGACGTCTACGTGATCGGCGTGTACCAGCATGCTTCGGGCAATGCGCTCGACTCGGCAGGCAACGTCGTTCAGGCACATGCTTCGATCAACGGTCTCGACCCGTCGACGACCACCAACCAGGTCGCAGCACGCGTCGGCATCCGTCACAAGTTCTAA
- a CDS encoding long-chain fatty acid--CoA ligase: MDKIWLKSYPPGVPAEIDASPYPSIPDLLDESFRQYRDRDAFVCMGKRITYGELDVLSRQFGAWLQSRGLKRGARVALMMPNVLQYPVAIVAVLRAGYTVVNVNPLYTPRELEHQLKDSGAEAIVILENFASTLQAVIANTAVKHVVVASMGDLLGIKGWLVNYVVRNVKKMVPAWQLASFTRFKAALSEGARQTFKPQKLGPDDIAFLQYTGGTTGVAKGATLLHRNIVSNVLQAGAWHHPAHEKYPDVKQFVTVVALPLYHVFALTVCGFLTMRTGGMGVLIPNPRDIGGMIKELKGYQISTIPAVNTLYNALLNHPDFDQLDLSKLAIANGGGMAIQEGVAKRWYERTHTAIVEGYGLSETSPVATCNPVTATEYSGTIGLPLPSTEVAIRDDAGNDVALGEPGEICIRGPQVMAGYWNRPDETAKVMCPDGFFKTGDVGVMDARGYVKIVDRKKDMILVSGFNVYPNEVEDVVASHPGVFEVAAVGVPDEHSGEAVKLFVVKKDPTLTDQDILAYCKERLTGYKRPKLVEFRTELPKTNVGKILRRELRDGRA; encoded by the coding sequence ATGGACAAAATTTGGCTGAAATCGTATCCACCCGGCGTTCCAGCCGAAATTGACGCGTCTCCGTATCCTTCCATTCCGGATCTTCTCGACGAAAGCTTCAGACAGTATCGCGACCGCGACGCGTTTGTCTGCATGGGCAAGCGCATCACGTACGGCGAGCTAGACGTGTTGTCGCGCCAGTTCGGCGCGTGGCTGCAATCGCGCGGCCTGAAGCGCGGCGCGCGCGTCGCGCTGATGATGCCGAACGTGCTGCAGTACCCGGTCGCGATCGTCGCCGTGCTGCGCGCGGGCTATACGGTCGTCAACGTCAATCCGCTCTATACGCCGCGCGAACTCGAACATCAGCTGAAGGACAGCGGGGCAGAGGCAATCGTCATCCTCGAGAATTTTGCATCGACGCTGCAGGCCGTCATCGCGAATACCGCGGTCAAGCATGTCGTGGTCGCCTCGATGGGCGACCTGCTCGGCATCAAGGGCTGGCTCGTCAACTATGTCGTGCGCAATGTGAAGAAGATGGTGCCGGCGTGGCAGTTGGCGTCCTTCACACGCTTCAAGGCCGCGCTGTCGGAAGGTGCGCGGCAGACGTTCAAGCCGCAAAAGCTCGGCCCCGACGACATCGCTTTCCTGCAGTACACCGGCGGCACGACCGGCGTCGCGAAGGGCGCGACGCTGCTGCACCGAAACATCGTGTCGAACGTGTTGCAGGCCGGCGCGTGGCACCATCCTGCACACGAGAAGTATCCCGACGTGAAGCAATTCGTGACGGTCGTCGCGTTGCCGCTCTACCACGTGTTTGCGCTGACGGTCTGCGGCTTCCTGACGATGCGCACGGGCGGCATGGGCGTCCTGATCCCGAACCCGCGCGACATCGGCGGAATGATCAAGGAGCTGAAGGGCTATCAGATCTCGACGATTCCGGCCGTCAACACGCTGTACAACGCGCTGCTGAACCATCCCGATTTCGACCAGCTCGACCTGTCGAAGCTGGCGATCGCGAACGGCGGCGGCATGGCGATCCAGGAAGGGGTCGCGAAACGCTGGTACGAGCGGACTCATACGGCGATTGTCGAAGGGTATGGCTTGTCGGAAACCTCGCCGGTTGCGACCTGCAATCCCGTGACGGCGACCGAATACAGCGGAACGATCGGCCTGCCGCTGCCATCGACGGAAGTGGCGATCCGCGACGACGCCGGCAATGACGTCGCGCTCGGCGAGCCGGGCGAGATCTGTATCCGTGGCCCGCAGGTGATGGCCGGCTACTGGAACCGTCCGGACGAAACCGCGAAAGTCATGTGCCCGGACGGCTTCTTCAAGACGGGCGACGTCGGAGTGATGGACGCGCGCGGTTACGTGAAGATCGTCGATCGGAAGAAGGACATGATCCTCGTATCGGGTTTCAATGTGTATCCGAACGAGGTCGAGGACGTCGTGGCGTCGCATCCGGGCGTGTTCGAGGTCGCTGCGGTCGGCGTGCCGGACGAGCATTCGGGCGAAGCGGTGAAGCTGTTCGTCGTGAAGAAGGATCCGACGCTTACCGACCAGGACATCCTCGCGTACTGCAAGGAGCGGCTCACCGGCTACAAGCGGCCGAAGCTAGTCGAGTTTCGCACGGAGCTGCCGAAGACGAACGTCGGCAAGATCCTGCGGCGGGAATTGCGCGACGGACGCGCATGA
- the coq7 gene encoding 2-polyprenyl-3-methyl-6-methoxy-1,4-benzoquinone monooxygenase, with protein MVLDELISEFDRGLRSLTGISRMSRPVPVPAEPPAGELTPAERTHAAGLMRVNHVGEVCAQALYQAQKLTARSATSKAMFEEAAREEEDHLAWTAHRLKELDSRPSLLNPLWYAGALAIGVAAGALGDKVSLGFMAETERQVESHLDGHLSELPATDTASRAIVEQMRLDEVKHGKAATDAGGIELPLPARMLMRAASKVMTSTAYYL; from the coding sequence ATGGTGTTGGATGAACTGATCAGCGAATTCGATCGCGGCCTGCGATCGCTGACCGGCATTAGCCGGATGAGCCGCCCCGTGCCCGTGCCGGCGGAGCCGCCCGCCGGCGAATTGACGCCCGCAGAGCGTACGCATGCCGCGGGCCTGATGCGCGTGAACCACGTCGGCGAAGTCTGTGCGCAGGCGCTGTACCAGGCGCAGAAGCTGACCGCGCGTTCGGCGACGTCGAAGGCGATGTTCGAGGAAGCCGCGCGCGAGGAGGAGGATCATCTCGCCTGGACCGCGCACCGGCTGAAGGAACTCGATTCGCGTCCGAGCCTGCTCAACCCGCTGTGGTACGCTGGCGCGCTCGCGATCGGAGTGGCGGCCGGCGCGCTGGGCGACAAGGTCAGCCTCGGCTTCATGGCGGAGACGGAACGTCAGGTCGAGAGCCACCTCGACGGGCACCTGTCCGAATTGCCGGCGACGGATACCGCGTCGCGCGCGATCGTCGAGCAGATGCGGCTCGATGAGGTGAAGCACGGCAAGGCAGCGACCGACGCCGGCGGGATCGAACTGCCGC